One Lycium barbarum isolate Lr01 chromosome 5, ASM1917538v2, whole genome shotgun sequence genomic window carries:
- the LOC132640743 gene encoding 3-phosphoshikimate 1-carboxyvinyltransferase 2, which produces MAQINNMTQGIQTLHPNSNIHKPQLPTFSPSLSFGSKNLKNSSKSTWVLKKDSVLTTKSSSFRISASSMATTSDVVLQPIKEISGTVKLPGSKSLSNRILLLAALSEGTTVVDNLLSSDDIHYMLGALKTLGLKVEEDSANQRAVVEGCGGLFPVGKDSNEEIQLFLGNAGTAMRPLTAAVAVAGGNSRYVLDGVPRMRERPIGDLVDGLKQLGAEVDCFLGTKCPPVRIVSKGGLPGGKVKLSGSISSQYLTALVMAAPLALGDVEIEIIDKLISVPYVEMTLKLMERFGILVEHSSSWDRFFVRGGQKYKSPGKAYVEGDASSASYFLAGAAVTGGTITVEGCGTNSLQGDVKFAEVLEKMGAEVTWTENSVTVKGPPRNSSGRKHLRAIDVNMNKMPDVAMTLAVVALFADGPTAIRDVASWRVKETERMIAICTELRKLGATVEEGPDYCIISPPEKLNVTDIDTYDDHRMAMAFSLAACADVPVTINDPGCTRKTFPNYFDVLQQYSKH; this is translated from the exons ATGGCACAGATTAACAACATGACACAAGGGATACAAACCCTTCATCCCAATTCCAATATTCATAAACCCCAACTCCCCACATTTTCACCTTCTCTTTCTTTTGGatctaaaaatctgaaaaattcaTCAAAATCTACATGGGTCTTGAAAAAAGATTCAGTTTTGACAACAAAGTCTTCTTCTTTTAGGATTTCAGCATCATCAATGGCTACAACCTCTGATGTTGTGTTGCAACCCATTAAAGAAATATCAGGCACTGTTAAATTACCTGGCTCTAAATCATTATCCAATCGCATTCTCCTTCTTGCTGCACTATCTGAA GGAACCACTGTGGTTGACAATTTGCTAAGTAGTGATGATATTCATTACATGCTTGGTGCCTTAAAAACACTTGGACTGAAAGTAGAAGAAGACAGTGCAAACCAACGAGCTGTTGTTGAAGGTTGTGGTGGGCTGTTCCCTGTTGGTAAAGACTCCAACGAAGAAATTCAACTTTTCCTTGGAAATGCAGGAACTGCTATGCGGCCACTAACAGCAGCAGTTGCTGTAGCTGGTGGAAATTCAAG GTATGTACTTGATGGAGTTCCTCGAATGAGAGAACGACCGATTGGTGATTTGGTTGATGGTCTGAAGCAGCTTGGTGCAGAGGTTGATTGTTTCCTCGGTACGAAATGTCCTCCTGTTCGAATCGTCAGCAAGGGAGGTCTTCCGGGAGGGAAG GTGAAGCTGTCTGGATCCATTAGCAGCCAATACTTGACTGCTCTGGTTATGGCTGCTCCACTGGCTTTAGGAGATGTCGAGATTGAAATCATTGACAAACTTATATCTGTACCTTATGTCGAAATGACATTAAAGTTGATGGAACGATTTGGTATTTTGGTGGAGCACAGCAGTAGCTGGGACAGGTTCTTCGTCCGAGGAGGTCAGAAATACAA GTCTCCTGGAAAAGCTTATGTGGAAGGTGATGCTTCAAGTGCTAGTTACTTCTTGGCCGGTGCGGCTGTCACAGGTGGAACCATAACTGTTGAAGGTTGTGGGACAAACAGTTTACAG GGGGATGTGAAATTTGCTGAGGTTCTTGAGAAAATGGGAGCAGAAGTTACGTGGACAGAGAATAGCGTCACAGTCAAAGGACCACCAAGGAATTCTTCTGGAAGGAAGCATTTGCGTGCCATTGATGTGAACATGAATAAAATGCCTGATGTTGCCATGACACTTGCTGTAGTTGCACTTTTTGCTGATGGTCCCACTGCTATAAGAGACG TTGCCAGTTGGAGAGTCAAGGAAACTGAGCGCATGATCGCCATATGCACAGAACTTAGGAAG TTGGGAGCAACAGTTGAAGAAGGACCTGACTACTGCATAATCAGTCCACCGGAGAAATTAAATGTGACCGATATTGATACATACGACGATCACAGAATGGCCATGGCTTTTTCTCTTGCTGCTTGTGCAGATGTTCCGGTCACCATCAACGACCCTGGCTGCACGCGGAAGACCTTCCCGAACTACTTTGATGTCCTTCAGCAGTACTCCAAGCATTGA